A genomic stretch from Candidatus Hydrogenedentota bacterium includes:
- a CDS encoding GGDEF domain-containing protein — protein MSDTLFQNDRLFRTLLDNLGEGVYFTDTRRRIQYWNKAAERITGYLSDEVLGRCCADNILMHTDFDGNPLCQSHCPLAATMHDLTNRTGKLFLHHKAGHRVPVFVTTAPIHDENGTVIGGLETFHDATTEMSAISQVDELKAQSLLCAVTGVGNRRYAEQMLSTKFSEMKQTDSCLGLVFMDIDRFKALNDQYGHRIGDIALKMVARTLANAMRSSDFLGRWGGEEFIAILPNLHKPQLQTFAERLRALVERSSANISNGTLVVTISVGAVVAGPDDEIDSIVQRADALMYKSKSQGRNRVTVE, from the coding sequence ATGTCCGATACTCTATTTCAAAACGACAGGCTGTTTCGTACGCTCCTCGATAATCTCGGCGAGGGGGTTTATTTCACCGACACGCGGCGCAGAATTCAATATTGGAATAAGGCCGCCGAGCGAATAACGGGATATCTGTCGGACGAAGTGCTGGGAAGGTGCTGCGCCGACAATATCCTGATGCACACCGATTTCGACGGAAACCCGCTGTGTCAGTCGCACTGCCCTCTGGCCGCGACCATGCACGACCTCACGAACCGGACCGGCAAGCTTTTTCTCCACCACAAGGCCGGACACCGCGTGCCGGTATTCGTCACGACGGCCCCCATTCACGACGAAAACGGAACGGTAATCGGCGGGCTGGAAACGTTTCACGACGCCACGACGGAGATGAGCGCCATTTCCCAGGTCGACGAACTCAAGGCACAGTCGCTGCTGTGCGCCGTGACGGGGGTCGGCAACCGCAGATATGCCGAGCAGATGCTCAGCACGAAGTTCTCGGAGATGAAACAAACCGATTCGTGCCTGGGGTTGGTCTTTATGGACATCGATCGGTTTAAGGCCCTCAACGACCAATACGGCCACCGAATCGGCGACATTGCCCTCAAAATGGTCGCCCGAACCTTGGCCAACGCCATGCGTTCGAGCGATTTCCTCGGACGTTGGGGTGGCGAGGAATTCATCGCAATACTGCCAAATCTCCACAAGCCGCAGTTACAAACGTTCGCCGAGCGCCTGCGCGCCCTCGTCGAGCGGTCCAGCGCGAACATAAGCAACGGAACCTTGGTCGTCACAATTTCGGTCGGCGCGGTCGTCGCGGGCCCGGACGACGAAATCGACTCGATTGTCCAACGGGCGGACGCCCTCATGTACAAGAGCAAGTCGCAAGGAAGAAACCGGGTCACTGTCGAATAG